From the genome of Ananas comosus cultivar F153 linkage group 18, ASM154086v1, whole genome shotgun sequence, one region includes:
- the LOC109723638 gene encoding trafficking protein particle complex subunit 4, with product MAAIYSLFIINKSGGLIFYKDYGSAGRMDTNDSLRLASLWHSMHAISQQLSPIVGCTGIELLQADTFDLHCFQSLTGTKFFVVCEPGTQHMEVLLKVIYELYTDYVLKNPFYEMEMPIRCELFDLNLSQAIQKDRVSLLGR from the exons ATGGCGGCGATCTACAGCCTCTTCATCATCAACAAATCCGGGGGCCTCATCTTCTACAAG GATTATGGTTCCGCGGGGAGGATGGACACGAACGATAGCTTGAGATTGGCGAGTTTGTGGCACTCGATGCACGCGATCTCGCAGCAGCTCTCCCCCATCGTCGGATGCACCGGGATCGAGCTACTACAGGCCGATACCTTCGATCTCCACTGTTTTCAATCCCTCACTG GAACAAAATTCTTTGTCGTCTGCGAACCTGGCACGCAGCACATGGAAGTTCTGCTAAAAGTTATCTACGAGCTATACACAGATTATGTTTTGAAGAACCCGTTCTACGAAATGGAGATGCCCATCCGGTGTGAGCTTTTCGACCTCAACCTTTCCCAGGCAATTCAGAAAGACCGCGTCTCCCTGCTCGGGAGATGA
- the LOC109724509 gene encoding ABC transporter I family member 20, whose product MANESGDDGGGAGGGGGGAAAAAASSVVVEVKNLRFTYPGIDGHPPPGSAPLIDGFSLALRAGDRCLLVGSNGAGKTTILKILGGKHMVDPDMVRVLGRSAFHDVALTASGDLSYLGGEWRRDIAFAGFEVAIQMDVSAEKMIYGVTGVDPQRKDELIKILDIDLSWRMHKVSDGQRRRVQICMGLLKPFKVLLLDEITVDLDVLARGNLLRYLRKECEERGAVIIYATHIFDGLDDWPSHVVYVAHGKLQLALPLEKVKEMSNLSLMRTVESWLRKEKEENRKRRKERKAMGLAEYDKSVEGSRVVGDPARSAARVMNNGWAAGRLHSTVAGEENFFFSSNSVLRQ is encoded by the exons ATGGCGAACGAGAGTGGGGAcgatggcggcggcgccggaggaggaggaggaggcgccgccgccgccgccgcttcatcggtggtggtggaggtgaAGAACCTCCGGTTCACGTACCCGGGGATCGACGGGCACCCTCCGCCGGGCTCCGCCCCGCTCATCGACGGTTTCTCCCTCGCTCTCCGCGCTGGCGACCGGTGCCTCCTCGTCGGCTCCAATGGCGCCG GGAAGACGACGATCTTGAAGATCCTCGGAGGGAAGCACATGGTGGATCCCGACATGGTGCGGGTGCTGGGGAGATCGGCGTTCCACGACGTCGCGCTCACCGCCTCCGGCGATCTCTCCTACTTGGGTGGAGAG TGGAGGCGGGATATCGCATTTGCTGGTTTTGAGGTTGCTATACAGATGGATGTTTCGGCAGAGAAGATGATCTACGGAGTTACTGGCGTTGATCCACAAAGAAAAGATGAGCTTATTAAG ATTTTAGATATTGATCTGTCGTGGCGCATGCACAAAGTGTCAGATGGCCAAAGAAGACGAGTTCAGATCTGCATGGGCCTTCTCAAGCCATTTAAG GTTCTTCTTCTTGATGAGATCACAGTTGACCTCGATGTTCTGGCAAGGGGCAACCTTTTAAGATATCTAAGGAAGGAATGTGAAGAACGAGGTGCAGTGATTATCTACGCGACACATATTTTTGATGGTCTCGATGATTGGCCGTCGCATGTT GTATATGTTGCACATGGGAAGTTGCAACTAGCATTACCTTTggaaaaagtgaaagaaatgagTAATTTGTCTCTCATG AGGACAGTGGAGAGTTGGTTgcgaaaagagaaggaagagaacaggaagagaagaaaggagaggAAGGCTATGGGTCTTGCGGAGTACGATAAGTCAGTCGAGGGCAGCCGAGTTGTAGGAGACCCTGCTAGAAGTGCGGCTCGAGTGATGAACAACGGCTGGGCCGCTGGGCGACTGCATTCGACCGTGGCCGGCGAGGAGAACTTCTTTTTCAGTTCTAACAGTGTTCTCaggcaataa
- the LOC109724425 gene encoding 60S ribosomal protein L23A, whose product MAPPTKAGAKKADGKTQAVKVAKAVKSGPATLKRKVKKIRTSVTFHRPKTQKKARDPKYPRISAPPRNKLDHYQILKFPLTTESAMKKIEDHNTLVFIVDIKADKKKIKAAVKKMYDIQAKKVNTLIRPDGTKKAYVRLTPDHDALDVANKIGII is encoded by the exons ATGGCCCCTCCGACCAAAG CTGGTGCAAAGAAAGCTGATGGGAAAACTCAGGCAGTGAAGGTCGCGAAGGCCGTAAAGTCAGGGCCTGCGACACTGAAAAGGAAGGTCAAGAAGATCCGCACTTCGGTTACCTTCCACCGACCGAAGACACAGAAGAAGGCGCGAGATCCTAAATATCCCAGGATTAGTGCTCCTCCCCGAAACAAGTTAGACCACTATCAGATCCTTAAATTCCCTCTTACTACTGAATCAGCCATGAAGAAAATCGAAGACCATAACACGCTCGTATTCATTGTCGACATCAAAGCCGACAAGAAGAAGATTAAGGCGGCTGTGAAGAAGATGTATGACATCCAGGCAAAGAAAGTTAACACCTTGATAAG GCCTGATGGAACAAAGAAGGCGTACGTAAGGTTGACCCCTGATCACGATGCCCTTGATGTCGCAAACAAGATTGGCATCATCTAA
- the LOC109724117 gene encoding YTH domain-containing family protein 3-like isoform X1, with protein MISSSDSATTETYMIPGIAGNPNVAFAPSPGVIEHNTSNEVPSEYLINQGLSYPPANNYGYYYTAYQTGFEPPGEWGDHCSFFGFAGQNHPYSGLQGEGSPYVYYTPVYGYAHSSPDQYGPVMPGGLVGPDGTLVGTQQYITSPTYQPPISPSAYVPVIVQPIYDHHLAPSKVASTASRPSNIGKKSGSQASVNAAFSRQTTASASTVTGASQSSNQGQSTTKSSDGQNQDENSAKEPQAIDHVSHGRMPSSLNPVKITVPSNSNLTNFGRNASGQFSGNTNQNVLIEQNRGPRTNKSKESSTSAVNGIDEAKAASGNPKESILISTDHYNLDDFPVDYPVAKFFVIKSYSEDDVHKSIKYSVWSSTVSGNRKLECAFEDARKRSAGKTRNCPVFLFFSVNASGQFCGVAEMVGPVDFHTDMDFWQQDKWSGCFPVKWHIIKDVSNAKLRHIILENNENKPVTNSRDTQEIPYNTGINMLKIFKTSPLTTSVLDDFAFYEERQKVMMEEKCRRLGRSFDAALYVPAFVSMSKADLTVHQSAKENQLNGKDLASGKAEKDGVHVVDQPSKAFGNGKQPNGSNKPTKANGKQLKGKNEKNEESSNSKTKDAKDLDNSGLSEKFDACVSLDGKEGKSEIADEAKATKSTKKNTSFVNDQKEAEVKSPSNTSIGNTPINVVKVGSVHIKVTGMV; from the exons ATGATATCTTCTTCTGATTCTGCAACTACCGAGACATACATG ATACCTGGTATTGCTGGCAATCCAAATGTAGCTTTTGCTCCATCTCCTGGAGTAATCGAACATAATACGAGTAATGAAGTGCCGTCAGAGTACCTCATCAATCAGGGCTTATCCTATCCTCCTGCAAACAACTACGGTTATTATTATACAG CATATCAAACAGGATTTGAGCCACCTGGTGAATGGGGCGACCACTGTAGTTTTTTCGGGTTCGCTGGTCAAAATCACCCTTACTCG GGTTTGCAAGGTGAAGGTTCACCATATGTATATTACACACCTGTATATGGATATGCGCATTCCTCCCCGGACCAGTATGGTCCTGTGATGCCGGGCGGGCTTGTGGGCCCGGATGGCACACTTGTAGGAACCCAACAGTATATTACTAGTCCAACATACCAACCTCCCATTTCTCCATCTGCTTATGTGCCAGTTATTGTCCAGCCTATCTACGATCATCATCTGGCCCCTAGTAAAGTTGCATCCACTGCGAGTAGACCTTCCAATATCGGGAAAAAAAGCGGATCTCAAGCATCAGTAAATGCTGCTTTTTCTCGTCAAACAACTGCCTCTGCTAGTACAGTTACGGGAGCTTCTCAGTCATCCAATCAGGGTCAAAGTACAACGAAATCGTCAGACGGCCAAAACCAG GATGAAAATTCTGCTAAGGAGCCACAAGCAATAGATCATGTCTCCCATGGGAGGATGCCTTCTTCTCTGAATCCTGTGAAAATTACTGTGCCTTCCAATAGTAACTTAACAAACTTTGGAAGGAATGCAAGTGGGCAGTTTAGTGGGAATACAAATCAAAATGTATTAATTGAACAGAACAGGGGACCAAGAACAAACAAGTCGAAAGAATCATCTACTTCTGCTGTGAACGGAATTGATGAGGCAAAAGCAGCTTCTGGGAATCCCAAAGAAAGCATTCTTATTTCGACCGACCATTATAACTTAGATGACTTTCCAGTTGACTACCCGGTTGCgaaattttttgttattaaatCTTATAGTGAGGACGATGTACACAAGAGTATCAAGTATAGTGTTTGGTCAAGTACTGTAAGTGGTAATCGGAAGCTGGAATGTGCCTTTGAAGATGCACGAAAAAGATCTGCAGGAAAGACAAGAAACTGCCctgtttttctcttcttttct GTTAATGCAAGCGGGCAGTTTTGTGGCGTTGCTGAGATGGTTGGTCCTGTTGATTTTCATACAGACATGGACTTCTGGCAGCAAGATAAATGGTCGGGTTGCTTCCCCGTTAAATGGCACATAATTAAGGATGTGTCCAACGCTAAACTTCGACACATTATATTAGAGAACAATGAGAACAAGCCTGTAACTAATAGCAGAGATACACAAGAG ATACCATACAATACAGGCATAAACATGCTGAAAATATTTAAGACCAGTCCTTTGACGACATCTGTCCTCGATGACTTTGCGTTCTATGAGGAGCGGCAGAAAGTGATGATGGAAGAGAAATGCAGGCGCTTAGGAAGAAGCTTCGATGCGGCTCTTTACGTACCTGCATTTGTTTCTATGAGCAAGGCTGATTTGACAGTCCATCAATCTGCAAAAGAAAACCAACTTAATGGCAAAGATCTAGCTTCTGGAAAAGCTGAAAAAGATGGCGTTCATGTGGTAGATCAGCCCTCAAAGGCTTTTGGGAACGGAAAACAACCAAATGGTTCAAATAAGCCTACAAAAGCTAATGGGAAACAATTGAAGggtaaaaatgagaaaaatgaagAGAGCTCCAACTCCAAGACAAAGGATGCCAAGGATTTAGATAATAGCGGCCTTTCCGAAAAATTTGATGCCTGCGTATCATTAGATGGTAAAGAGGGGAAATCTGAGATAGCTGATGAAGCAAAAGCTACAAAATCGACAAAGAAGAATACATCTTTTGTCAATGATCAAAAAGAAGCTGAAGTCAAAAGCCCAAGCAATACATCGATAGGGAATACTCCTATCAATGTTGTCAAAGTTGGGTCAGTTCACATCAAGGTAACTGGTATGGTTTAA
- the LOC109724117 gene encoding YTH domain-containing family protein 3-like isoform X2: protein MISSSDSATTETYMIPGIAGNPNVAFAPSPGVIEHNTSNEVPSEYLINQGLSYPPANNYGYYYTGFEPPGEWGDHCSFFGFAGQNHPYSGLQGEGSPYVYYTPVYGYAHSSPDQYGPVMPGGLVGPDGTLVGTQQYITSPTYQPPISPSAYVPVIVQPIYDHHLAPSKVASTASRPSNIGKKSGSQASVNAAFSRQTTASASTVTGASQSSNQGQSTTKSSDGQNQDENSAKEPQAIDHVSHGRMPSSLNPVKITVPSNSNLTNFGRNASGQFSGNTNQNVLIEQNRGPRTNKSKESSTSAVNGIDEAKAASGNPKESILISTDHYNLDDFPVDYPVAKFFVIKSYSEDDVHKSIKYSVWSSTVSGNRKLECAFEDARKRSAGKTRNCPVFLFFSVNASGQFCGVAEMVGPVDFHTDMDFWQQDKWSGCFPVKWHIIKDVSNAKLRHIILENNENKPVTNSRDTQEIPYNTGINMLKIFKTSPLTTSVLDDFAFYEERQKVMMEEKCRRLGRSFDAALYVPAFVSMSKADLTVHQSAKENQLNGKDLASGKAEKDGVHVVDQPSKAFGNGKQPNGSNKPTKANGKQLKGKNEKNEESSNSKTKDAKDLDNSGLSEKFDACVSLDGKEGKSEIADEAKATKSTKKNTSFVNDQKEAEVKSPSNTSIGNTPINVVKVGSVHIKVTGMV from the exons ATGATATCTTCTTCTGATTCTGCAACTACCGAGACATACATG ATACCTGGTATTGCTGGCAATCCAAATGTAGCTTTTGCTCCATCTCCTGGAGTAATCGAACATAATACGAGTAATGAAGTGCCGTCAGAGTACCTCATCAATCAGGGCTTATCCTATCCTCCTGCAAACAACTACGGTTATTATTATACAG GATTTGAGCCACCTGGTGAATGGGGCGACCACTGTAGTTTTTTCGGGTTCGCTGGTCAAAATCACCCTTACTCG GGTTTGCAAGGTGAAGGTTCACCATATGTATATTACACACCTGTATATGGATATGCGCATTCCTCCCCGGACCAGTATGGTCCTGTGATGCCGGGCGGGCTTGTGGGCCCGGATGGCACACTTGTAGGAACCCAACAGTATATTACTAGTCCAACATACCAACCTCCCATTTCTCCATCTGCTTATGTGCCAGTTATTGTCCAGCCTATCTACGATCATCATCTGGCCCCTAGTAAAGTTGCATCCACTGCGAGTAGACCTTCCAATATCGGGAAAAAAAGCGGATCTCAAGCATCAGTAAATGCTGCTTTTTCTCGTCAAACAACTGCCTCTGCTAGTACAGTTACGGGAGCTTCTCAGTCATCCAATCAGGGTCAAAGTACAACGAAATCGTCAGACGGCCAAAACCAG GATGAAAATTCTGCTAAGGAGCCACAAGCAATAGATCATGTCTCCCATGGGAGGATGCCTTCTTCTCTGAATCCTGTGAAAATTACTGTGCCTTCCAATAGTAACTTAACAAACTTTGGAAGGAATGCAAGTGGGCAGTTTAGTGGGAATACAAATCAAAATGTATTAATTGAACAGAACAGGGGACCAAGAACAAACAAGTCGAAAGAATCATCTACTTCTGCTGTGAACGGAATTGATGAGGCAAAAGCAGCTTCTGGGAATCCCAAAGAAAGCATTCTTATTTCGACCGACCATTATAACTTAGATGACTTTCCAGTTGACTACCCGGTTGCgaaattttttgttattaaatCTTATAGTGAGGACGATGTACACAAGAGTATCAAGTATAGTGTTTGGTCAAGTACTGTAAGTGGTAATCGGAAGCTGGAATGTGCCTTTGAAGATGCACGAAAAAGATCTGCAGGAAAGACAAGAAACTGCCctgtttttctcttcttttct GTTAATGCAAGCGGGCAGTTTTGTGGCGTTGCTGAGATGGTTGGTCCTGTTGATTTTCATACAGACATGGACTTCTGGCAGCAAGATAAATGGTCGGGTTGCTTCCCCGTTAAATGGCACATAATTAAGGATGTGTCCAACGCTAAACTTCGACACATTATATTAGAGAACAATGAGAACAAGCCTGTAACTAATAGCAGAGATACACAAGAG ATACCATACAATACAGGCATAAACATGCTGAAAATATTTAAGACCAGTCCTTTGACGACATCTGTCCTCGATGACTTTGCGTTCTATGAGGAGCGGCAGAAAGTGATGATGGAAGAGAAATGCAGGCGCTTAGGAAGAAGCTTCGATGCGGCTCTTTACGTACCTGCATTTGTTTCTATGAGCAAGGCTGATTTGACAGTCCATCAATCTGCAAAAGAAAACCAACTTAATGGCAAAGATCTAGCTTCTGGAAAAGCTGAAAAAGATGGCGTTCATGTGGTAGATCAGCCCTCAAAGGCTTTTGGGAACGGAAAACAACCAAATGGTTCAAATAAGCCTACAAAAGCTAATGGGAAACAATTGAAGggtaaaaatgagaaaaatgaagAGAGCTCCAACTCCAAGACAAAGGATGCCAAGGATTTAGATAATAGCGGCCTTTCCGAAAAATTTGATGCCTGCGTATCATTAGATGGTAAAGAGGGGAAATCTGAGATAGCTGATGAAGCAAAAGCTACAAAATCGACAAAGAAGAATACATCTTTTGTCAATGATCAAAAAGAAGCTGAAGTCAAAAGCCCAAGCAATACATCGATAGGGAATACTCCTATCAATGTTGTCAAAGTTGGGTCAGTTCACATCAAGGTAACTGGTATGGTTTAA
- the LOC109724142 gene encoding probable inactive DNA (cytosine-5)-methyltransferase DRM3 isoform X2: MVKVEDCEESSEAAAAAVAVAVAVAPADIMDQKPLPALGSALQPITRPVALRPISGPVVVKEESFASSSSGHLRSYFISMGFLPTLVDKVIKENGQNDAELILDALMTHSALQKSSPRSSSSLGGFSSPDIEEDGIHVDSLPNCKEEPEEHFDTARDKKSYLLEMNFSQKEIDFAIHQLGENASLAQLADYIVTIQAGGFAEEKEIIGKDEGNSDEKLFGMMDKTLCLLQMGFTEEEVSSAIDNFGPEVSVLELADSIFASRMAHNKEQDVGYGTSSIKRECDYMDNGTTDYPGHYTSSWDANFDDYEDKARIKKAKHVMVDDKTASSSINRPQSNWDKPNPYGIKEETPGFISTYPRRHAQGLAPNVPYFFYGNAVDISKDTWRKLSQFLYGTEPEFVNTQFFSALIRKEGYIHNLPTERRCHILPKPPMTIEDAIPHTKKWWPSWDTRKQLSCINSETDGVGLICEQLGKMVMDSHGMLSREQQANVLHQCKTLNLIWVGEDKLSPIEPHQLERILGYPLNHTRLWGLEAVDRLKALKYCFQIDTVGYLLSVLKGIFPDGIRVLSVYSGIGGIEIALHKLGIFVKCLVSVESSEVNRKILRRWWNNTEQPGELRQVAGIGKLTIQRLEDFIREFGGFDIVVGGNPGTSVSQSPSGHSTLNTAMGMDSNLFFEFVRVLQRVRSIMGSRNN; encoded by the exons ATG GTAAAGGTAGAAGATTGCGAAGAAAGCagtgaagctgctgctgctgccgtcgctgtcgccgtcgccgtcgccccTGCTGATATTATGGATCAAAAACCTCTGCCTGCTCTCGGTTCAGCTTTGCAGCCTATTACTAGACCAGTAGCTTTGCGGCCTATTTCTGGACCAGTCGTTGTAAAAGAG GAGAGTTTCGCGAGCTCATCTTCAGGTCATCTAAGGTCTTATTTTATCAGTATGGGGTTTTTGCCAACTCTTGTTGACAAAGTGATCAAGGAAAATG GTCAAAATGATGCTGAACTCATATTGGATGCTCTCATGACGCATTCT GCTCTTCAGAAGTCAAGTCCCCGGTCATCAAGTTCTCTCGGAGGCTTTTCTAGTCCTGACATAGAGGAAGATGGTATACATGTTGATTCTCTTCCGAATTGTAAGGAGGAACCTGAG GAGCACTTTGATACTGCTCGAGATAAGAAGTCCTATTTATTAGAGATGAACTTTTCACAGAAAGAAATTGATTTCGCAATACATCAACTAG GTGAAAATGCTTCATTGGCACAACTTGCAGACTACATAGTTACTATTCAAGCAGGAGGTTTTGCAGAGGAGAAGGAAATAATAGGAAAAGACGAG GGCAATTCCGATGAAAAGCTGTTTGGAATGATGGACAAGACACTATGTTTACTTCAAATGGGCTTCACCGAAGAGGAAGTGTCATCAGCTATTGATAATTTTG GTCCTGAAGTTTCAGTTTTGGAGCTTGCTGATTCTATCTTTGCAAGTCGAATGGCTCATAATAAAGAACAG GATGTAGGGTATGGAACAAGTAGCATCAAAAGAGAATGTGATTATATGGATAATGGAACTACGGATTATCCAGGGCACTATACATCAAGTTGGGATGCCAATTTTGATGATTATGAAGACAAGGCAAGAATAAAGAAAGCTAAACACGTCATGGTTGATGACAAAACAGCTTCCTCCAGTATTAATAGGCCACAATCAAACTGGGACAAGCCAAACCCATATGGCATCAAAGAGGAAACACCCGGATTTATCTCCACATACCCCCGGCGACATGCTCAGGGACTCGCGCCCAATGTACCCTACTTCTTCTATGGAAACGCCGTCGATATCTCAAAGGACACATGGCGAAAGCTCTCACAGTTTCTGTATGGCACTGAGCCAGAGTTCGTAAATACTCAGTTCTTCTCAGCTTTGATTAGAAAAGAAGGGTATATTCACAACCTTCCCACAGAGAGAAGATGCCATATACTCCCAAAGCCACCTATGACCATTGAAGATGCAATTCCACATACGAAAAAGTGGTGGCCTTCGTGGGACACCAGGAAACAGCTGAGCTGTATTAATTCTGAGACTGATGGGGTAGGTCTGATTTGTGAACAGCTTGGGAAGATGGTGATGGACTCGCATGGAATGCTTTCGAGGGAACAACAAGCAAATGTTCTTCACCAATGCAAGACTCTTAACCTAATTTGGGTGGGCGAAGACAAGTTAAGCCCTATCGAGCCACATCAACTCGAACGCATCTTGGGTTACCCGCTGAACCACACTCGGCTTTGGGGTTTGGAAGCAGTTGATAGGCTTAAAGCACTCAAATACTGCTTTCAAATAGATACAGTAGGCTATCTTTTGTCAGTATTAAAGGGCATCTTTCCTGACGGAATCAGGGTTTTGTCGGTCTATAGCGGAATCGGGGGTATAGAAATCGCCCTTCATAAGCTCGGAATTTTTGTCAAGTGCTTGGTTTCTGTCGAATCATCCGAAGTCAACCGGAAAATCTTGAGGCGGTGGTGGAATAACACGGAACAACCTGGTGAGTTGAGGCAGGTAGCAGGTATCGGGAAGTTGACTATTCAGAGGCTCGAGGATTTTATCAGAGAATTCGGCGGTTTCGACATTGTTGTGGGAGGGAATCCAGGAACTAGTGTTTCGCAATCGCCTAGCGGGCATTCCACTTTAAATACCGCAATGGGAATGGACTCGAACCTTTTCTTTGAATTCGTCCGCGTTCTTCAGAGAGTGAGAAGCATAATGGGCAGTAGAAATAATTGA
- the LOC109724142 gene encoding probable inactive DNA (cytosine-5)-methyltransferase DRM3 isoform X1, with translation MVYTGMVKVEDCEESSEAAAAAVAVAVAVAPADIMDQKPLPALGSALQPITRPVALRPISGPVVVKEESFASSSSGHLRSYFISMGFLPTLVDKVIKENGQNDAELILDALMTHSALQKSSPRSSSSLGGFSSPDIEEDGIHVDSLPNCKEEPEEHFDTARDKKSYLLEMNFSQKEIDFAIHQLGENASLAQLADYIVTIQAGGFAEEKEIIGKDEGNSDEKLFGMMDKTLCLLQMGFTEEEVSSAIDNFGPEVSVLELADSIFASRMAHNKEQDVGYGTSSIKRECDYMDNGTTDYPGHYTSSWDANFDDYEDKARIKKAKHVMVDDKTASSSINRPQSNWDKPNPYGIKEETPGFISTYPRRHAQGLAPNVPYFFYGNAVDISKDTWRKLSQFLYGTEPEFVNTQFFSALIRKEGYIHNLPTERRCHILPKPPMTIEDAIPHTKKWWPSWDTRKQLSCINSETDGVGLICEQLGKMVMDSHGMLSREQQANVLHQCKTLNLIWVGEDKLSPIEPHQLERILGYPLNHTRLWGLEAVDRLKALKYCFQIDTVGYLLSVLKGIFPDGIRVLSVYSGIGGIEIALHKLGIFVKCLVSVESSEVNRKILRRWWNNTEQPGELRQVAGIGKLTIQRLEDFIREFGGFDIVVGGNPGTSVSQSPSGHSTLNTAMGMDSNLFFEFVRVLQRVRSIMGSRNN, from the exons ATGGTATACACGGGGATG GTAAAGGTAGAAGATTGCGAAGAAAGCagtgaagctgctgctgctgccgtcgctgtcgccgtcgccgtcgccccTGCTGATATTATGGATCAAAAACCTCTGCCTGCTCTCGGTTCAGCTTTGCAGCCTATTACTAGACCAGTAGCTTTGCGGCCTATTTCTGGACCAGTCGTTGTAAAAGAG GAGAGTTTCGCGAGCTCATCTTCAGGTCATCTAAGGTCTTATTTTATCAGTATGGGGTTTTTGCCAACTCTTGTTGACAAAGTGATCAAGGAAAATG GTCAAAATGATGCTGAACTCATATTGGATGCTCTCATGACGCATTCT GCTCTTCAGAAGTCAAGTCCCCGGTCATCAAGTTCTCTCGGAGGCTTTTCTAGTCCTGACATAGAGGAAGATGGTATACATGTTGATTCTCTTCCGAATTGTAAGGAGGAACCTGAG GAGCACTTTGATACTGCTCGAGATAAGAAGTCCTATTTATTAGAGATGAACTTTTCACAGAAAGAAATTGATTTCGCAATACATCAACTAG GTGAAAATGCTTCATTGGCACAACTTGCAGACTACATAGTTACTATTCAAGCAGGAGGTTTTGCAGAGGAGAAGGAAATAATAGGAAAAGACGAG GGCAATTCCGATGAAAAGCTGTTTGGAATGATGGACAAGACACTATGTTTACTTCAAATGGGCTTCACCGAAGAGGAAGTGTCATCAGCTATTGATAATTTTG GTCCTGAAGTTTCAGTTTTGGAGCTTGCTGATTCTATCTTTGCAAGTCGAATGGCTCATAATAAAGAACAG GATGTAGGGTATGGAACAAGTAGCATCAAAAGAGAATGTGATTATATGGATAATGGAACTACGGATTATCCAGGGCACTATACATCAAGTTGGGATGCCAATTTTGATGATTATGAAGACAAGGCAAGAATAAAGAAAGCTAAACACGTCATGGTTGATGACAAAACAGCTTCCTCCAGTATTAATAGGCCACAATCAAACTGGGACAAGCCAAACCCATATGGCATCAAAGAGGAAACACCCGGATTTATCTCCACATACCCCCGGCGACATGCTCAGGGACTCGCGCCCAATGTACCCTACTTCTTCTATGGAAACGCCGTCGATATCTCAAAGGACACATGGCGAAAGCTCTCACAGTTTCTGTATGGCACTGAGCCAGAGTTCGTAAATACTCAGTTCTTCTCAGCTTTGATTAGAAAAGAAGGGTATATTCACAACCTTCCCACAGAGAGAAGATGCCATATACTCCCAAAGCCACCTATGACCATTGAAGATGCAATTCCACATACGAAAAAGTGGTGGCCTTCGTGGGACACCAGGAAACAGCTGAGCTGTATTAATTCTGAGACTGATGGGGTAGGTCTGATTTGTGAACAGCTTGGGAAGATGGTGATGGACTCGCATGGAATGCTTTCGAGGGAACAACAAGCAAATGTTCTTCACCAATGCAAGACTCTTAACCTAATTTGGGTGGGCGAAGACAAGTTAAGCCCTATCGAGCCACATCAACTCGAACGCATCTTGGGTTACCCGCTGAACCACACTCGGCTTTGGGGTTTGGAAGCAGTTGATAGGCTTAAAGCACTCAAATACTGCTTTCAAATAGATACAGTAGGCTATCTTTTGTCAGTATTAAAGGGCATCTTTCCTGACGGAATCAGGGTTTTGTCGGTCTATAGCGGAATCGGGGGTATAGAAATCGCCCTTCATAAGCTCGGAATTTTTGTCAAGTGCTTGGTTTCTGTCGAATCATCCGAAGTCAACCGGAAAATCTTGAGGCGGTGGTGGAATAACACGGAACAACCTGGTGAGTTGAGGCAGGTAGCAGGTATCGGGAAGTTGACTATTCAGAGGCTCGAGGATTTTATCAGAGAATTCGGCGGTTTCGACATTGTTGTGGGAGGGAATCCAGGAACTAGTGTTTCGCAATCGCCTAGCGGGCATTCCACTTTAAATACCGCAATGGGAATGGACTCGAACCTTTTCTTTGAATTCGTCCGCGTTCTTCAGAGAGTGAGAAGCATAATGGGCAGTAGAAATAATTGA